The following proteins are encoded in a genomic region of Sesamum indicum cultivar Zhongzhi No. 13 linkage group LG8, S_indicum_v1.0, whole genome shotgun sequence:
- the LOC105168220 gene encoding nucleobase-ascorbate transporter 7, with protein sequence MAGGGAAAPPPKQEELVPHPVKDQLPGVSYCIASPPPWPEAILLGFQHFLVMLGTTVLIPSYLVPQMGGGKEEKALMIQTLQFVAGLNTLTQTLFGTRLPAVIGGSYTFVPTTLSIVLAGRYSGILDPEEKFRRTMRGIQGAMIVASTLQIIIGFSGLWRNVTRFLSPLSTVPLVALTGFGLYELGFPLLTKCVEIGLPQLIILVIFSQYLPHVMKGGRNVFDRFAVLFSVVIVWIYAHLLTVGGAYRNVAQATQVSCRTDRAGIISAAPWIRVPYPFQWGAPTFNAGESFAMMATSFVALVESTGAFIAVSRYASATPLPHSVLSRGVGWQGVGILFSGIFGTGNGSSVSVENAGLLGLTRVGSRRVIQISAGFMIFFSILGKFGAVFASIPAPIIAALYCLLFAYVGAGGLGFLQFCNLNSFRTKFILAFSIFMGLSIPQYFNEYLSVKGYGPVHTNARWFNDMINVPFSSEPFVAGVLALVLDVTLPPKDNTTRKDRGMHWWDKFRSYKTDTRSEEFYSLPLNLNKFFPSV encoded by the exons ATGGCCGGAGGTGGAGCGGCTGCGCCACCACCAAAACAAGAGGAATTAGTACCACACCCGGTCAAAGATCAGCTCCCCGGAGTTTCTTACTGCATTGCCAGCCCACCTCCCTGGC CTGAGGCCATACTGCTTGGGTTCCAGCACTTTCTTGTGATGCTTGGGACAACTGTTCTCATACCCTCCTATCTGGTTCCCCAAATGGGAGGAGGAAAA GAAGAGAAAGCTCTAATGATTCAGACCCTACAGTTTGTAGCTGGTCTGAATACATTAACTCAGACATTGTTCGGGACTCGACTACCTGCTGTTATTGGAGGTTCCTACACCTTTGTCCCCACGACTTTGTCAATCGTCTTGGCTGGTCGATATAGTGGCATTTTGGATCCTGAGGAG AAGTTCAGGAGGACCATGAGAGGAATTCAGGGGGCTATGATTGTTGCCTCGACTCTTCAGATTATCATCGGCTTTAGTGGCCTGTGGAGGAACGTAACCAG GTTCTTGAGCCCCCTTTCTACGGTTCCATTGGTAGCTCTCACAGGATTTGGACTGTATGAGTTAGGCTTTCCTCTG CTCACAAAATGCGTGGAGATTGGACTGCCTCAGCTTATCATACTTGTGATCTTCTCACAG TACTTACCACATGTGATGAAAGGCGGGAGAAATGTCTTTGATCGCTTTGCTGTGTTATTCTCAGTGGTCATTGTCTGGATATACGCCCACTTACTGACCGTTGGGGGAGCGTATAGGAATGTTGCCCAAGCAACTCAAGTTAGCTGCAGAACTGACCGTGCTGGGATTATAAGTGCTGCTCCTTG GATCAGAGTCCCTTACCCGTTCCAATGGGGAGCTCCTACTTTCAATGCTGGAGAATCGTTTGCCATGATGGCTACTTCCTTCGTAGCTCTTGTTGAG TCAACTGGTGCTTTCATTGCTGTGTCAAGGTATGCCAGTGCAACTCCATTACCACATTCAGTTCTTAGCCGTGGTGTCGGTTGGCAG GGTGTTGGCATACTGTTCTCTGGAATTTTTGGAACAGGAAACGGATCATCAGTGTCTGT TGAAAATGCTGGTTTGCTTGGGTTGACACGAGTTGGAAGCCGAAGAGTGATACAAATATCTGCTGGTTTTATGATATTCTTCTCAATACTTG GAAAATTTGGAGCTGTCTTTGCCTCAATCCCCGCACCGATCATTGCTGCTCTCTACTGCCTTCTCTTTGCCTATGTTG GAGCGGGTGGCCTTGGTTTCCTCCAGTTCTGCAACCTGAATAGCTTCAGAACAAAGTTCATTCTTGCATTCTCCATCTTCATGGGCTTATCCATACCGCAGTACTTCAACGAGTACCTATCTGTGAAGGGCTACGGCCCCGTTCACACGAATGCAAGATGG TTCAATGACATGATCAACGTTCCTTTCTCGTCTGAGCCATTCGTTGCGGGAGTGTTGGCGCTGGTTCTGGATGTAACGCTGCCCCCCAAGGACAACACAACGAGGAAGGACAGAGGCATGCATTGGTGGGACAAGTTCCGGTCTTACAAGACCGATACGAGGAGTGAGGAGTTCTATTCTCTCCCTCTCAATCTCAACAAGTTCTTCCCATCTGTGTAG
- the LOC105168219 gene encoding uncharacterized protein LOC105168219, with amino-acid sequence MGNCQAVDAAALVIQHPDGKLERMYWPVTASEVMKANPGHYVSLIIPLPPPPASASAAQETSDNKKTAVRFTRVKLLRPSDTLVLGRAYRLVTTQEVMKVLRAKKHAKMKKTVSESGHLGTSEDQIAASENEAGKPAASEKNDQATRPNRQRQRSGSTNIATVRPKLWRPSLQSILESPSRLS; translated from the exons atGGGGAATTGCCAGGCAGTGGATGCTGCGGCGCTGGTGATACAGCATCCAGACGGGAAGCTGGAGAGAATGTATTGGCCTGTCACCGCTAGTGAGGTCATGAAAGCCAACCCCGGCCACTATGTTTCTCTTATAATCCCCTTGCCGCCTCCTCCTGCCTCCGCCTCCGCCGCCCAGGAGACTTCAGACAACAAGAAGACGGCCGTTCGTTTTACACGTGTTAAGCTTCTCCGGCCGAGCGACACTTTGGTTCTTGGCCGGGCGTATCGGCTTGTCACCACCCAAG AGGTTATGAAAGTGCTTAGAGCCAAGAAACATGCAAAGATGAAGAAAACCGTGTCGGAATCTGGTCATCTCGGTACTTCAGAAGACCAGATTGCGGCTTCTGAGAACGAGGCAGGAAAGCCTGCAGCCTCGGAGAAGAACGATCAG GCAACGAGACCTAACAGACAGCGCCAGAGGTCAGGATCGACAAATATTGCCACGGTTCGGCCCAAGTTGTGGCGGCCGTCTCTGCAAAGCATCTTAGAGTCTCCGAGCCGATTGTCATAG